The Chloroflexota bacterium genome segment AAAAAAGTGCCTGCGTAGGCGATAAATCAAACCACTTTGCAGGGATTCCTCGCTTCGCTCGCTGCGCTCGGAATGACAAGGTTGGACACAATGTTCAAGGTACTGTTGACCACCACAGAAATACAAAAAAACTCTATGTTCTCCGCGCACTCTGCGGTGAATGAGTTTGTTATTCCAGCGCTTTCAGGCCTTGCAACAAACGCTCGGCTGCGCCCTGTGTGCGCTCTGCTGGCGTTGCGTATGAGAAACGGATCCACTCGCCGCCATAGGGTGAGAAGAACGCGCCCGGCACAACGGCCAAACCGTGCTCTTCGGCGATATATTGCCCAAAGGGTTCAGTATCTCTCCAGCCGCGCTTTTCAAGCCAGGGACCGACATGAATAAAAGCATAATAACCTTTCCCCAGAACATACTTGAATTGATGCTGATCCAGAAAAGCTTTCAAGACTTTACGGCTGGCACTGGTGGGTTCGCTAATCGTGGCACTGGCTTTAGCAAAGCCCATCTCGTAGGCCGCCATTGCTACGGCCTGACCAAAGAAAGCCGGGATTACCGAGTGCGAGGCTCGCGCAACTATAAATTTGATCACTTCTTCCGAAGCGATCAGGTGGGCGTTGCGGATATTTGAGCCACCCAGGCTTTTGGTGAGGCCGTCCAAGAAGAGCAGGCGTTTGCGCTCTTTCGGAGTAAATGTTTTCAGGAAGGCATTCAAATCCATGGGCTGTTCATCGGTGACGAAGTGATACATCCAATCGTAGAGTACAAAGGCTACCCCGGCATCGAGGGCGGCGCGCCCTAGAGCAGCCTGACGCTTCGGCGAGATGGTCAGGCCGGTGGGGTTATCGGGGTTGGTAATCACAATCCCGGCAATTTTACGGCCCGATTTAGCGGCGAACTCCACCCCGGCTTTAATGCCCTCTTCGGTGTACCCCCAACCCTCATCGGGGTGTCCCGGCGACCACATCACATTGGCACCGACCCCATAAGGCCCCCAATTATATGAAATCCACGGCACCCGCGAGACCATGATTACATCACCCTGACGGCCATACCCCAACACCAGCATTGCTTGAAAAGCCTTCACCAGAGCATCACGGCCACCCGTAGCGCTCAGAATATTTGCCGGGCCGTAGCCGGATTCGGAGTCAAATTGCCAATATTTTTCGGCTACACTTTGACGAAAAGCCTGAGTGCCAAAGGGCATATCGTAACTGGTGCCGTGCTCAATTTGTAATTCCAGCGCCCGCTCCAACAGTTCACGCGGTACACCGGGTAAACTGGCGCCGCCATCCCCCTGTGAGGCGTCAAAAATCGGGAGTTCAGGGTATTTATCCTGATATACCTTGAGCGATTTTTTAATCAAGAACATGCGTGAGGGAGGAATAACCGCCATCTCCGATAAATGCTGGCTGACCGGGACAAGATTTTCATCAGGAACGGCGAAAACGGGGGTATCGTGCGAAATTTTAGGTGCCATTGTGGAGCCTCCTTAGATAAAAAAAAGCCCCGTGTTTCGGGGCGTTGGTCAAACAAGTTTTGCTGAATTGTCTTGAACTAAGCTCTTACATTCGCGCACCAACGCCCAATCGCCTTGTGACGACGATTAGTATTATCAGTGGTATTGATATTGGTGCGTAAGAACAATTGTGACATATTGGGCGCCACTATACCATCATGCAAAACGACGGTCAAGCAATGAACCTAAAAATCTCATAAATACAGATGGTTTCTCAGCAATCCATCCTGATTGTATAAGCAAAATTTATTTTTCAACAACCTCGATAAGCACGGCTCGCACGACAACCCTCCAGCGGTAAGCTTGTAAATCATCATCGTACTGATGACAGGTAATCAGTGCAATCCAATCATAACCATCGTTAGCGCGCAACGGTGAAAGATCATTGGGTTCAACGTAGTAGCTCTGGCGCACTTCATAAACATAGGTTGCAGCTGGCGTGCGGAGCAAAATCGGATCGCCCCATTTGAGTTGGTCAATAGCGATGAAGGGACCCGGCGTGCCATCGGGCAAATAGGCATGGGCAGTTAGCGCGGTATTCCCTGGTAGGGTAGGGTAAGCTGTGCCCCCGAGATAACCAGCCTGCTCTGAGAGCCAGGTCAGATCCCAGCCCTGCTCGGTGAGCGGAATCCCTACAACCGGCACATGAACCTGCTCGGCAGGAATATCCAGCCAAATCGTGTCATCCAATGCATAGGGCTTGGTCCCCACATCGGGTTCGGTTACAGTGACTTCCCCGGGCGCAAAACCAGTCTCGGGCAAAGCGGTCCCGCGGATCATAATTATCAACGAGTTCGCTGCGCCATAAATATCTACGGTAGATGGTGGGTCATAAAAGCGCTCCGTGGAGAGGGGGTTGAATGGCGATTGTGCCGCGGTCATATCTCCGGGGAGGCTGGTCCACGCCAGATAGGCTGTATTCTCGACACTTTCTTGCGCCCGGCGATCCAGCACAGCCTGAAATTCTACATTCGCAGTCTGCCCCAATGGGAAGTTTTCCCAGGTAACGCGCAAGTTGGTTGGATCATTGTCGTTAATCACAGCCGTCCCCCCATCATCCCAGCCGCTTTCGATGCGCAGCGTACCGGGAACATAGTGCAAACTGCCCGGCAACGGATCGCTGAGTACAACATCAAAGCCATCTGCATCACTTTCGGCACGCTGGCCGATTTCAATCGTAAATGTGATCGTTGCGCCAGTGAATACGGAAGTCTGGTCGGCGCGTTTGACAAGATAATACCAAGGCTCCACAACCGTCACGTTCGATGCGAGGGCAGTGCTTTCATTTTTGGTGCTGTTCTGCTCCCAGGTTGCCACGGCAGTATTATTTAATCCCACCCCGCGCAGATTATCCTCACTATCCAGCACGGCGACGCGATACTCAATAGTGAGGGTTTCGTTCACTGTACCATTGTTCGTCACATTGCCCAAATCAAAGAGAACCCGCCGCCCCTGATTAACATCGTCGGCACTGCCTGAGCCTGTTTGGGGAATTGGGTAGATGGCGGGATTGCCATTTTGCGGATTGACAGTATCTGGGCTGCAGGCTGCGGCAAAATCGCCAATCAAATCGGTGGTGAGATTGGCCGAAGAAGGTGTTACGCTGAGACAATCGACAAAAGCCAAACCTTCGTCCAGATCGTCCGTCATAGTCAGGTTGGGTATCAACCCGGACCAGGCGCCGCCACCAGCACTATGCGGT includes the following:
- a CDS encoding pyridoxal phosphate-dependent aminotransferase — encoded protein: MAPKISHDTPVFAVPDENLVPVSQHLSEMAVIPPSRMFLIKKSLKVYQDKYPELPIFDASQGDGGASLPGVPRELLERALELQIEHGTSYDMPFGTQAFRQSVAEKYWQFDSESGYGPANILSATGGRDALVKAFQAMLVLGYGRQGDVIMVSRVPWISYNWGPYGVGANVMWSPGHPDEGWGYTEEGIKAGVEFAAKSGRKIAGIVITNPDNPTGLTISPKRQAALGRAALDAGVAFVLYDWMYHFVTDEQPMDLNAFLKTFTPKERKRLLFLDGLTKSLGGSNIRNAHLIASEEVIKFIVARASHSVIPAFFGQAVAMAAYEMGFAKASATISEPTSASRKVLKAFLDQHQFKYVLGKGYYAFIHVGPWLEKRGWRDTEPFGQYIAEEHGLAVVPGAFFSPYGGEWIRFSYATPAERTQGAAERLLQGLKALE
- a CDS encoding sortase; the protein is NNGAGAQTVDFAVEVDNPLATSVTQITNNASIADEYNYSTDTATDTNELATLGKGILDTNQTFTTGDDVAIGELVTYRVVLYIPPHSAGGGAWSGLIPNLTMTDDLDEGLAFVDCLSVTPSSANLTTDLIGDFAAACSPDTVNPQNGNPAIYPIPQTGSGSADDVNQGRRVLFDLGNVTNNGTVNETLTIEYRVAVLDSEDNLRGVGLNNTAVATWEQNSTKNESTALASNVTVVEPWYYLVKRADQTSVFTGATITFTIEIGQRAESDADGFDVVLSDPLPGSLHYVPGTLRIESGWDDGGTAVINDNDPTNLRVTWENFPLGQTANVEFQAVLDRRAQESVENTAYLAWTSLPGDMTAAQSPFNPLSTERFYDPPSTVDIYGAANSLIIMIRGTALPETGFAPGEVTVTEPDVGTKPYALDDTIWLDIPAEQVHVPVVGIPLTEQGWDLTWLSEQAGYLGGTAYPTLPGNTALTAHAYLPDGTPGPFIAIDQLKWGDPILLRTPAATYVYEVRQSYYVEPNDLSPLRANDGYDWIALITCHQYDDDLQAYRWRVVVRAVLIEVVEK